Genomic segment of Drosophila takahashii strain IR98-3 E-12201 chromosome X, DtakHiC1v2, whole genome shotgun sequence:
tttacttCACAGAGATTTCTTGCCTCGTGGCTCTGGTATCGTGACTCGAAGACCTTTAATATTGCAACTGATCAATGGAGTCACCGGTGAGTTAAGCCCTTTGCATCACATTTACCTCCCATAAATAACAACCTACCTGTCATTCGTTACAGAATACGGAGAGTTCCTTCACATTAAAGGCAAAAAGTTCTCGAGCTTCGATGAGATCAGAAAAGAAATCGAAGATGAGACGGATCGTGTGACCGGCAGCAACAAAGGCATTTCAAACATTCCAATTAATTTGCGCGTCTACTCGCCGCACGTACTCAATCTAACTCTGATCGATTTGCCGGGCCTGACGAAGGTGGCAATTGGCGATCAGCCGGTGGACATTGAGCAGCAAATTAAGCAGATGATATTCCAATTTATTCGCAAAGAGACTTGCTTGATTCTGGCCGTTACGCCGGCCAACACGGATCTGGCCAACTCGGATGCTCTGAAGCTGGCCAAGGAGGTGGATCCGCAGGGTGTGCGCACCATCGGCGTGATAACCAAGCTGGATCTGATGGACGAGGGCACCGATGCCCGGGACATTCTGGAGAACAAGCTGCTACCGCTGCGGCGGGGCTATATTGGTGTGGTCAATCGATCGCAGAAGGACATCGAGGGGCGCAAGGACATCCACCAGGCGCTCGCCGCCGAGCGCAAGTTCTTCTTGAGCCACCCCTCGTACCGTCACATGGCCGATCGTCTCGGAACCCCCTACTTGCAGCGGGTCCTCAATCAGCAGCTCACCAACCACATTCGGGACACGTTGCCCGGCCTGCGGGACAAGTTGCAGAAGCAGATGCTCACTTTGGAGAAGGAGGTGGAGGAGTTCAAGCACTTCCAGCCGGGCGATGCCAGCATCAAGACAAAGGCTATGCTCCAGTAGGTCCAATAATCTGTATTaaagccctgcatgaatggattcaatgtttttttttttaattttttgttttatatgcaatgaattaattagaattttgagtttactagaattgaatgaatttgaattttgagtttaatagaattgaatgaagaATTTAAGAAGAAAGGCCcattattttgtgattaaatctgcatgaattttattttctaagcagttaacattgatttgctaaaagttttccaccttttgttctcaaaagaaagcacaaaaaaaatctagcaaattcaaaaaattcataaaaatttattaaaatgaattagaaaaacattcaatttatttcacatagaattgagttaaacaaatcagaaattccatggcatactatgataaaacaaaaagtgtATCTAATCTGTATCGCTTGCTTAACATATGATTCTTACCTAATCCCGCACACAGAATGATTCAGCAGCTGCAGTCGGACTTTGAGCGAACCATCGAGGGCAGCGGCTCGGCCTTGGTCAATACAAATGAGCTCTCGGGCGGCGCCAAGATCAATCGCATTTTCCACGAACGGTAGGTTTCTCTGGAGAGTATAGAATCCCTTTATAACATTTCGTATCTCCCCACAGTCTGCGCTTCGAGATCGTCAAGATGGCCTGCGACGAGAAGGAACTGCGGCGAGAGATCTCATTCGCTATCCGGAACATTCACGGCATTCGCGTGGGCCTCTTCACACCCGACATGGCGTTCGAGGCGATTGTCAAGAGGCAGATAGCGCTGCTCAAGGAGCCGGTCATCAAGTGTGTGGATCTAGTCGTACAGGAACTTTCTGTGGTTGTGCGCATGTGCACATCTAAAGTGAGTCATTGTAACCATTAACCGATTCgtatatttattgattgttTAATTGTACCATCCAGATGAGTCGATACCCACGTCTGCGCGAGGAGACCGAACGCATTATCACCACGCATGTTCGCCAACGCGAGCACAGCTGCAAGGAACAGATCCTCCTGCTGATTGACTTTGAGCTGGCCTACATGAACACCAACCATGAGGACTTCATTGGTTTCGCCAAGTGCGTATTGAATGCCCCCCTGTTTGCCCGATCGTTTCACAAATATGCCTTCTGTTTGGTTATAGCGCTCAAAATAAATCTGAAAATGCCAATAAAACTGGCACGCGTCAGCTTGGCAACCAAGTTATACGTAAGGGGCACATGGTCATACAGAACCTTGGTATCATGAAAGGTATGTATACCTTACCGACGATATTCTGAAAGTTTCAGCATATTGCAGCGGAGTTTAGGGATCAATATCTTTTTTGTGTACGGTGGTGGAACGTTAGTAACGAGTTGCGGGGGCGGTTCACTTTTAATCTTGTATTTTTGCTCTCTTTTATGTGGTTAATATcttcgcaaaaaaaaagatataaaaatgGGACGAACTGGGCCGCTTAATAaacgatttttcagttctgcTACAGGTATTCTTTTcatcttgttttcttttaccttTGCCTTGGATTGAGTTGCtttgttaaaggttatgttttaaagttttaatttatcaaaatttatCAACGCTTTGGGGCCGGGACCTCTTTAacccttttatatttttggccTTTTCATGTGATTAAcatcttttttattaaaagagaaagaaaaatcGGGACGATCCGGACTTAAACGGTATTTCAGCTCTCCTGCTGCAGGTATTATGTTGAGTTGTATTACTTTTCTGATTAGACCATAAAATCCATTTCCATACACTCACTCTCAACTGGCATGCCATTTTCTTCATTCATCTATGGCATCGATAGCTTTTTACGGAGCAATGTGAGTAGGTTGCTCCTCCATTCACCAACCAGTTCACCCCTCATATCTCATATATATACCATCCGTTTTGGTTAGGCCTAAGATGTTCGACTCCAAACCCCTGCATGCTTTATTTCCAACTTTCCTGACCCACAGCGAGTTTTTTGTGTTTCAGCGCAATATCATGAAAAACTGGCGAAGAAAGTGAGAGTGAAAACTAAGTAAGATAGACAGATAAGCGTTGGGCGATAAACATAACGAGCTTTACTAATCCAAAAATTTGAACTGAACCCAAGGGGTTCGTAACGCTGTAATATTTACTGCTTTTCGGCTGCTCCACTCCTTGGAAACCTACTGACTTTTCCATGTGTCTTGCAGGTGGATCGCGTCCCTATTGGTTTGTGTTGACTTCCGAGAGTATCTCCTGGTACAAGGACGAGGATGAGAAGGAGAAGAAGTTCATGCTGCCGTTGGATGGTTTAAAATTGCGGGATATTGAACAGGGATTTATGTCAATGTCTAGACGTGTTACATTTGCTTTATTTAGTCCCGATGGACGTAATGTTTATAAGGTTAGTAATTTTTGttaacatacaaaaaaatgagttttaaatgatttcagaaacaaaaaaagaaaaaaaccagagaaaaactaaagtttaaatcaaaatagtAACCAAACTAAACTCAAAACTAAAacttaaactaaaactaaacaaaCGACAAAAGCAATCGATGTTTTGAACATATTTTTGTGaatgtgaaaatatttcaaatttcattATATACCCCAATTTGAATCCTTTGGTTTGGAATAGTCGGGCAAGAGATcagttaattatttttttgtataatataaaaattactatGTTTTTATCAACATTTAAGTCGAATTAAAGGAAAAGGAGCTTGCCGCGTCGTAAACtccttttgctttttttactTTGTGATGCTATAAGCTTAAGAAGTTCACGACAATATTACAATAGTAGTATCACATCATAATTTAATCTCTAATATCTAATATCTAATCGTATTGAAAGCTTGTACACTTCAAAGCAGTAGTCAGAAAATGAAACTCTGTTTCGAAAATGCACATATCTCATGAAAAGCGAAAATCGctattgatttttttgaagCTTAATAATCAATAGCGGTTTTCCAAGTCCTTCTTCCTACTCAAAATTACGCAAAATAACAGTTTTCAAAAGATTTTCGAACTTTTCGCTTAGGATGAGGAATCTAAAGTGATTGTTGAACTTCAACAATGACtttattttcctttccttCAAGGGACTACTAGAAAAGGGCGTTTTCATTTACCCCATTGTAAGCAAGTCGACCTTCCCTCTAGTATCCCTAAAGTGCCAGAATTTCCTCTATCGCTCTATTGCTCTACTGCCTGCAAATACTCGGTATACAcagattatatatttatttttaaggaccAGTTTGTTATGTAAAAAGCAA
This window contains:
- the shi gene encoding dynamin isoform X1, whose product is MDNLITIVNKLQDAFTSLGVHMQLDLPQIAVVGGQSAGKSSVLENFVGKDFLPRGSGIVTRRPLILQLINGVTEYGEFLHIKGKKFSSFDEIRKEIEDETDRVTGSNKGISNIPINLRVYSPHVLNLTLIDLPGLTKVAIGDQPVDIEQQIKQMIFQFIRKETCLILAVTPANTDLANSDALKLAKEVDPQGVRTIGVITKLDLMDEGTDARDILENKLLPLRRGYIGVVNRSQKDIEGRKDIHQALAAERKFFLSHPSYRHMADRLGTPYLQRVLNQQLTNHIRDTLPGLRDKLQKQMLTLEKEVEEFKHFQPGDASIKTKAMLQMIQQLQSDFERTIEGSGSALVNTNELSGGAKINRIFHERLRFEIVKMACDEKELRREISFAIRNIHGIRVGLFTPDMAFEAIVKRQIALLKEPVIKCVDLVVQELSVVVRMCTSKMSRYPRLREETERIITTHVRQREHSCKEQILLLIDFELAYMNTNHEDFIGFANAQNKSENANKTGTRQLGNQVIRKGHMVIQNLGIMKGGSRPYWFVLTSESISWYKDEDEKEKKFMLPLDGLKLRDIEQGFMSMSRRVTFALFSPDGRNVYKDYKQLELSCETVEDVESWKASFLRAGVYPEKQETQENGDEEGQESASEESSTDPQLERQVETIRNLVDSYMKIVTKTTRDMVPKAIMMLIINNAKDFINGELLAHLYASGDQSQMMEESAESATRREEMLRMYRACKDALQIIGDVSMATVSSPLPPPVKNDWLPSGLDNPRLSPPSPGGARGKPGPPAQSALGGRNPPLPPATGRPAPAIPNRPGGGAPPLPGGRPGGALPPPMLPSRVTGSVGGAIVQQSGANRYVPESMRGQVNQAVGQAAINELSHAFSSRFK
- the shi gene encoding dynamin isoform X2, with translation MDNLITIVNKLQDAFTSLGVHMQLDLPQIAVVGGQSAGKSSVLENFVGKDFLPRGSGIVTRRPLILQLINGVTEYGEFLHIKGKKFSSFDEIRKEIEDETDRVTGSNKGISNIPINLRVYSPHVLNLTLIDLPGLTKVAIGDQPVDIEQQIKQMIFQFIRKETCLILAVTPANTDLANSDALKLAKEVDPQGVRTIGVITKLDLMDEGTDARDILENKLLPLRRGYIGVVNRSQKDIEGRKDIHQALAAERKFFLSHPSYRHMADRLGTPYLQRVLNQQLTNHIRDTLPGLRDKLQKQMLTLEKEVEEFKHFQPGDASIKTKAMLQMIQQLQSDFERTIEGSGSALVNTNELSGGAKINRIFHERLRFEIVKMACDEKELRREISFAIRNIHGIRVGLFTPDMAFEAIVKRQIALLKEPVIKCVDLVVQELSVVVRMCTSKMSRYPRLREETERIITTHVRQREHSCKEQILLLIDFELAYMNTNHEDFIGFANAQNKSENANKTGTRQLGNQVIRKGHMVIQNLGIMKGGSRPYWFVLTSESISWYKDEDEKEKKFMLPLDGLKLRDIEQGFMSMSRRVTFALFSPDGRNVYKDYKQLELSCETVEDVESWKASFLRAGVYPEKQETQENGDESASEESSTDPQLERQVETIRNLVDSYMKIVTKTTRDMVPKAIMMLIINNAKDFINGELLAHLYASGDQSQMMEESAESATRREEMLRMYRACKDALQIIGDVSMATVSSPLPPPVKNDWLPSGLDNPRLSPPSPGGARGKPGPPAQSALGGRNPPLPPATGRPAPAIPNRPGGGAPPLPGGRPGGALPPPMLPSRVTGSVGGAIVQQSGANRYVPESMRGQVNQAVGQAAINELSHAFSSRFK
- the shi gene encoding dynamin isoform X3 translates to MDNLITIVNKLQDAFTSLGVHMQLDLPQIAVVGGQSAGKSSVLENFVGKDFLPRGSGIVTRRPLILQLINGVTEYGEFLHIKGKKFSSFDEIRKEIEDETDRVTGSNKGISNIPINLRVYSPHVLNLTLIDLPGLTKVAIGDQPVDIEQQIKQMIFQFIRKETCLILAVTPANTDLANSDALKLAKEVDPQGVRTIGVITKLDLMDEGTDARDILENKLLPLRRGYIGVVNRSQKDIEGRKDIHQALAAERKFFLSHPSYRHMADRLGTPYLQRVLNQQLTNHIRDTLPGLRDKLQKQMLTLEKEVEEFKHFQPGDASIKTKAMLQMIQQLQSDFERTIEGSGSALVNTNELSGGAKINRIFHERLRFEIVKMACDEKELRREISFAIRNIHGIRVGLFTPDMAFEAIVKRQIALLKEPVIKCVDLVVQELSVVVRMCTSKMSRYPRLREETERIITTHVRQREHSCKEQILLLIDFELAYMNTNHEDFIGFANAQNKSENANKTGTRQLGNQVIRKGHMVIQNLGIMKGGSRPYWFVLTSESISWYKDEDEKEKKFMLPLDGLKLRDIEQGFMSMSRRVTFALFSPDGRNVYKDYKQLELSCETVEDVESWKASFLRAGVYPEKQETQENGDEEGQESASEESSTDPQLERQVETIRNLVDSYMKIVTKTTRDMVPKAIMMLIINNAKDFINGELLAHLYASGDQSQMMEESAESATRREEMLRMYRACKDALQIIGDVSMATVSSPLPPPVKNDWLPSGLDNPRLSPPSPGGARGKPGPPAQSALGGRNPPLPPATGRPAPAIPNRPGGGAPPLPGGRPGGALPPPMLPSRR
- the shi gene encoding dynamin isoform X4, producing the protein MDNLITIVNKLQDAFTSLGVHMQLDLPQIAVVGGQSAGKSSVLENFVGKDFLPRGSGIVTRRPLILQLINGVTEYGEFLHIKGKKFSSFDEIRKEIEDETDRVTGSNKGISNIPINLRVYSPHVLNLTLIDLPGLTKVAIGDQPVDIEQQIKQMIFQFIRKETCLILAVTPANTDLANSDALKLAKEVDPQGVRTIGVITKLDLMDEGTDARDILENKLLPLRRGYIGVVNRSQKDIEGRKDIHQALAAERKFFLSHPSYRHMADRLGTPYLQRVLNQQLTNHIRDTLPGLRDKLQKQMLTLEKEVEEFKHFQPGDASIKTKAMLQMIQQLQSDFERTIEGSGSALVNTNELSGGAKINRIFHERLRFEIVKMACDEKELRREISFAIRNIHGIRVGLFTPDMAFEAIVKRQIALLKEPVIKCVDLVVQELSVVVRMCTSKMSRYPRLREETERIITTHVRQREHSCKEQILLLIDFELAYMNTNHEDFIGFANAQNKSENANKTGTRQLGNQVIRKGHMVIQNLGIMKGGSRPYWFVLTSESISWYKDEDEKEKKFMLPLDGLKLRDIEQGFMSMSRRVTFALFSPDGRNVYKDYKQLELSCETVEDVESWKASFLRAGVYPEKQETQENGDEEGQESASEESSTDPQLERQVETIRNLVDSYMKIVTKTTRDMVPKAIMMLIINNAKDFINGELLAHLYASGDQSQMMEESAESATRREEMLRMYRACKDALQIIGDVSMATVSSPLPPPVKNDWLPSGLDNPRLSPPSPGGARGKPGPPAQSALGGRNPPLPPATGRPAPAIPNRPGGGAPPLPGGRPGGALPPPMLPSN